Genomic segment of Actinomycetota bacterium:
TCCCCTCTGAGGGTAAGGAAGATGGCGAAGAAAAGCGAGCCCGCGGCGATGCTCAGGAGGGACACGGTCAGGCCACCGAACTCCCCGGCGTATCTCTTCCCGTACACGGTATAGACCGCCCAGCACAGGGCGGAGCCCAGCACCATGGCGTGGCCCAGGAAATCCTCCCGCGCCAGGAGGCCCGCGAAGCGGAACCCGGTCACCGCCGCCAGGGCGCCTACCAGGCCCAGCCCAATGCCCACCCACCCCCGAAACCGCAGCCTCTCCCCGAGGATCAGGGAGGCCAGAAGGGCGGTGAACACGGGGTTCATGGAGAAGATGACCGCCGCCGAGGAAGCCCTGGACAGGGCTACCCCGCGGTGAAAGAGATAGAAGGCCAGGAACACGCCCACCCCGCCGAGGAAGGCCATGGCCGGCAGGTGCAGGCGCAGGGCACGAAAGACCGTCCTCCTGCGCTTCCTCCCCGCCGTGACCACGGGGAGGAGAAAAAGACCGCCCAGCATGAAGCGCAGGGCGGCGACCTGTTCCGCTTCCAGGGGTCCCTGGAATCGGCTCCCCGCCTGTAGATATCTCGAGACCACCTCGATGGTGCTG
This window contains:
- a CDS encoding DMT family transporter, which produces MPGGSKRTGYLMVLGAIVLFSTIEVVSRYLQAGSRFQGPLEAEQVAALRFMLGGLFLLPVVTAGRKRRRTVFRALRLHLPAMAFLGGVGVFLAFYLFHRGVALSRASSAAVIFSMNPVFTALLASLILGERLRFRGWVGIGLGLVGALAAVTGFRFAGLLAREDFLGHAMVLGSALCWAVYTVYGKRYAGEFGGLTVSLLSIAAGSLFFAIFLTLRGEWKDMAGYHPATWGWLVYLGVVTVGVGYLLYFGGMRRVEASRGASLFYLKPVLALFLARLFLGETVTWTLGLAAVLVALSILLATRSRA